GCGTTCCAGCGAACGACCTCGATCGGATCTTTCTCTTTTTTGAAAAGCTGACGTACGGCGTCCTGATAGATCTGATCGGCCTCCTTTTCGAGACGATCGACGGTGCGCGCATGACCTGCGATGTCCTGCTTCTTTTCGAGAAGCGCAAATGCACCGGCAAGCTCGGCCGTGCACCGCGCAAGGATAGCCGACAGACGAGCCGCCTCGGGCCTTATCTTCTTCACGCCGTAGATTTCCATCTTTCGCGCAAGGCCGTTGATGAAGTCGATGACGTCGTCGAGTTCGGTGACGAGCATGTGGATGTCTTCACGGTCGATCGGAGTGATGAATGTCGTATTCAGATTT
This region of Leptonema illini DSM 21528 genomic DNA includes:
- a CDS encoding DUF47 domain-containing protein, which gives rise to MLSFFLPRSEPYFAHLAEMAGKVQMGGELFQEMFVDFKNRESYSERIKEIEVECDRIADRILENLNTTFITPIDREDIHMLVTELDDVIDFINGLARKMEIYGVKKIRPEAARLSAILARCTAELAGAFALLEKKQDIAGHARTVDRLEKEADQIYQDAVRQLFKKEKDPIEVVRWNAIFEALEDSVDRCKDLGGTLTSVVVKNK